The following coding sequences lie in one Streptomyces albofaciens JCM 4342 genomic window:
- a CDS encoding putative cobaltochelatase — translation MASVPYPFTAVVGMSDMRLSLLLNAISPAIGGVLVRGEKGTAKSTIVRGLTALMPDVPVVTGCRFSCDPAAPDPACPDGPHETYGAEERPARMVELPVGASEDRLVGALDIERALSEGVKAFEPGLLADAHRGILYVDEVNLLHDHLVDLLLDAAAMGASYVEREGVSVRHAARFLLVGTMNPEEGELRPQLLDRFGLTVEVAASREPDQRVEVVRRRLAYDADPEGFAARWAAEEGELRERIAAARALLPDVVLGDAVLRQIAAVCAAFEVDGMRADIVMARTASALAAWAGRTEVREEDVRQAALLALPHRRRRNPFDAPGLDEDKLDQVLEEFGADDDPEPDPEPDGGPEDDPDGPGGGQPPQDGDGDGGSDGPQGQDAQAPHDQPAHDQPQLPEQPQSPDPAPADPKAQSEGTENEAPGGGEKAAVAAGDPFRTRRLDVPGLGEGADGRRSRARTAHGRTTGARRPQGTLTKLHLAATVQAAAPHQVARGRSGPGLVVRRDDLREAVREGREGNLVLFVVDASGSMAARKRMGAVKGAVLSLLLDAYQRRDKIGMITFRGSEAELALPPTSSVEAGAARLGSLPTGGRTPLAAGLLKAHEVLRVERLRDASRRPLLVVVTDGRSTGGPDPLVRTSRAARLLGAEGVASVVVDCEAGPVRLGLARELARDLQGTAVTLDELRADSVSALVRDVRGQGTNHTTRRAA, via the coding sequence ATGGCATCGGTCCCTTACCCGTTCACCGCGGTCGTCGGCATGTCCGACATGCGGCTGAGCCTGCTGCTCAACGCCATCTCGCCGGCCATCGGCGGGGTGCTGGTCCGCGGCGAGAAGGGCACCGCGAAGTCCACGATCGTGCGCGGTCTGACGGCGCTGATGCCCGATGTGCCGGTGGTCACCGGCTGCCGGTTCTCCTGCGACCCCGCCGCGCCGGACCCCGCGTGCCCGGACGGCCCCCACGAGACGTACGGCGCCGAGGAGCGCCCGGCCCGCATGGTCGAGCTGCCGGTCGGCGCGTCCGAGGACCGCCTCGTCGGCGCGCTGGACATCGAACGGGCCCTGTCGGAGGGCGTGAAGGCGTTCGAGCCGGGCCTGCTGGCGGACGCGCACCGCGGCATCCTGTACGTGGACGAGGTCAACCTGCTCCACGACCACCTCGTGGACCTGCTGCTGGACGCCGCCGCCATGGGCGCCTCGTACGTGGAGCGCGAAGGCGTCTCCGTACGGCACGCCGCGCGCTTCCTGCTCGTCGGCACCATGAACCCCGAAGAGGGCGAACTGCGCCCGCAGTTGCTCGACCGCTTCGGGCTGACCGTGGAGGTCGCCGCGTCCCGCGAGCCGGACCAGCGGGTCGAGGTCGTCCGGCGCCGCCTGGCCTACGACGCGGACCCGGAGGGCTTCGCCGCGCGCTGGGCCGCCGAGGAGGGCGAGCTGCGGGAGCGGATCGCCGCCGCGCGGGCCCTGCTGCCGGACGTGGTCCTCGGGGACGCGGTGCTGCGGCAGATCGCCGCCGTGTGTGCCGCGTTCGAGGTGGACGGCATGCGCGCGGACATCGTGATGGCGCGTACCGCCAGTGCGCTGGCGGCCTGGGCGGGCCGTACGGAGGTCCGCGAGGAGGACGTACGGCAGGCCGCCCTGCTGGCGCTCCCCCACCGGCGCCGCCGCAACCCCTTCGACGCACCGGGCTTGGACGAGGACAAACTCGACCAGGTCCTGGAGGAGTTCGGCGCGGACGACGACCCGGAGCCGGACCCGGAACCGGACGGCGGCCCCGAGGACGACCCCGACGGGCCGGGCGGCGGACAGCCGCCGCAGGACGGCGACGGTGACGGCGGCTCGGACGGCCCGCAGGGCCAGGACGCGCAGGCCCCGCATGACCAGCCCGCGCACGACCAGCCGCAGCTGCCCGAACAGCCCCAGTCCCCGGACCCTGCCCCCGCCGACCCGAAAGCACAGTCCGAAGGCACGGAGAACGAGGCCCCCGGAGGCGGCGAGAAGGCCGCCGTCGCCGCGGGCGACCCGTTCCGTACCCGGCGCCTCGACGTGCCGGGCCTCGGCGAGGGCGCGGACGGCCGCCGTTCCCGTGCCCGTACGGCGCACGGCCGGACCACCGGCGCCCGCCGCCCGCAGGGCACCCTGACCAAGCTGCACCTCGCCGCGACCGTGCAGGCCGCGGCGCCGCACCAGGTCGCTCGCGGGCGCAGCGGCCCCGGGCTGGTCGTCCGCCGCGACGATCTGCGGGAGGCGGTGCGCGAGGGCCGCGAGGGCAACCTCGTGCTGTTCGTGGTGGACGCGTCGGGTTCGATGGCGGCGCGCAAGCGGATGGGCGCGGTCAAGGGCGCGGTGCTGTCGCTGCTGCTCGACGCGTACCAGCGGCGCGACAAGATCGGCATGATCACCTTCCGCGGCTCCGAGGCCGAACTGGCGCTGCCGCCCACCTCGTCGGTCGAGGCGGGCGCGGCCCGGCTGGGGTCGCTGCCCACCGGCGGCCGGACGCCGCTGGCCGCGGGCCTGCTCAAGGCCCATGAGGTGCTGCGCGTGGAGCGCCTGCGGGACGCCTCGCGCCGGCCACTGCTGGTGGTCGTCACCGACGGGCGGTCCACGGGCGGTCCCGACCCGCTGGTGCGCACCTCCCGCGCGGCGCGGCTGCTGGGCGCCGAGGGCGTCGCCTCGGTGGTCGTGGACTGCGAGGCGGGCCCCGTACGGCTGGGGCTGGCCCGCGAGCTGGCCCGGGACCTCCAGGGCACCGCCGTCACCCTCGACGAGCTGCGCGCGGACAGCGTCTCCGCGCTCGTCCGCGACGTCCGCGGACAGGGCACCAACCACACCACCCGGAGGGCCGCGTAA
- a CDS encoding cobalamin biosynthesis protein gives MRAEHAGYACGAALGFLGDLVVGDPRRGHPVAAFGRAAAAVERRLWSDGRGRGALHTALLAGGTAAGATLLTRAVRRSPAAFPASVALTAAATWAVLGGTSLGREARAVGGALAVGDLDVARERLPHLCGRDPQALDGQQMARAVVESVAENTSDAVVGALVWGAVAGVPGLLAFRAVNTLDAMVGHTSPRYRRFGWASARLDDVAGFPGSRLTAALAVLAGPDRRGAWRAWRQDGASHPSPNAGPVEAAFAGALGVRLGGTLAYGGRVEHRPVLNGGTGRPVAVPDIERAVRLSRRVSALALAATVTGRLAAGAVRRSRTAGRAK, from the coding sequence ATGCGTGCCGAACACGCCGGCTACGCGTGCGGCGCGGCCCTCGGTTTCCTCGGCGACCTGGTCGTGGGCGACCCCCGGCGCGGTCACCCGGTGGCCGCCTTCGGGCGGGCCGCGGCGGCCGTGGAGCGCCGCCTGTGGAGCGACGGCCGCGGGCGCGGAGCCCTGCACACCGCACTGCTCGCCGGCGGCACCGCCGCCGGTGCCACGCTGCTCACCCGTGCCGTACGCCGCTCCCCCGCGGCCTTCCCCGCCTCCGTGGCGCTGACCGCCGCCGCCACCTGGGCCGTCCTGGGCGGCACCTCGCTGGGCCGCGAGGCACGGGCCGTCGGCGGGGCGCTCGCCGTGGGCGACCTCGATGTGGCGCGCGAGCGCCTGCCGCACCTGTGCGGGCGCGACCCGCAGGCCCTGGACGGGCAGCAGATGGCGCGCGCGGTGGTCGAGTCCGTCGCCGAGAACACCTCGGACGCGGTGGTCGGCGCCCTGGTGTGGGGCGCGGTCGCCGGTGTTCCCGGGCTGCTGGCGTTCCGCGCCGTCAACACGCTGGACGCGATGGTGGGCCACACATCGCCGCGCTACCGCCGCTTCGGGTGGGCCTCGGCCCGCCTCGACGACGTGGCCGGCTTCCCCGGCTCCCGGCTGACCGCCGCGCTGGCGGTCCTGGCCGGTCCGGACCGGCGGGGCGCGTGGCGCGCCTGGCGGCAGGACGGCGCGTCCCACCCGAGCCCCAACGCGGGCCCGGTGGAGGCCGCGTTCGCGGGCGCGCTGGGCGTACGGCTGGGCGGCACCCTGGCGTACGGCGGCCGGGTCGAGCACCGGCCGGTGCTCAACGGCGGCACCGGGCGCCCCGTCGCGGTGCCGGACATCGAGCGGGCCGTACGGCTGTCGCGCCGGGTGAGCGCGCTGGCCCTGGCGGCCACGGTCACGGGCCGGCTGGCGGCCGGGGCGGTACGCCGGTCCCGTACGGCCGGGAGGGCCAAGTGA
- a CDS encoding cobyric acid synthase has translation MGGGLLVAGTTSDAGKSVVTAGICRWLARKGVKVAPFKAQNMSLNSFVTREGAEIGRAQAMQAAAARVEPSALMNPVLLKPGGDRSSQVVLMGRPVGELSARGYHAGRQERLLGTVTGCLQELRRTHDAVICEGAGSPAEINLRRTDIVNMGIARAARIPVVVVGDIDRGGVFASFFGTTALLSREDQALVAGYLVNKFRGDVTLLEPGLEMLKGLSGRPTLGVLPFAHGLGIDEEDGLRVSLRGAVRESVVAPPHGADVLRVAVAAVPLMSNFTDVDALAAEPGVVVRFVDRPEELADADLVVLPGTRGTVRALQWLRERGIADAVRRRAAEGRPVLGICGGFQMLGERIEDEVESKAGTVDGLGLLPVRVRFAAEKTLARPSGEALGEPVEGYEIHHGVAEIDGGEPFLAGCRSGAVWGTHWHGSLESDGFRRAFLRRVAADAGRAFVPAPDTSFAALREEQLDRLGDLIEEHADTDALLRLIEGGVPAGLPFVPPGAPPIPPPSPAPAASAPAAAPPAHRTSLEGGTP, from the coding sequence CTGGGCGGCGGGCTGCTGGTGGCCGGCACCACGTCCGACGCGGGCAAGAGCGTGGTGACGGCGGGCATCTGCCGCTGGCTGGCCCGCAAGGGCGTCAAGGTGGCGCCGTTCAAGGCGCAGAACATGTCGCTGAACTCGTTCGTGACGCGCGAGGGCGCGGAGATCGGGCGGGCGCAGGCCATGCAGGCCGCGGCGGCGCGCGTCGAGCCGAGCGCGCTGATGAATCCCGTGCTGCTGAAGCCGGGCGGTGACCGCAGCAGCCAGGTCGTGCTGATGGGCAGGCCGGTGGGCGAGCTGAGCGCGCGCGGCTACCACGCGGGGCGCCAGGAGCGGCTGCTCGGCACGGTCACGGGCTGTCTCCAGGAGCTGCGCCGTACGCATGACGCGGTGATCTGCGAGGGCGCCGGCAGCCCCGCGGAGATCAACCTGCGGCGCACCGACATCGTGAACATGGGCATCGCGCGCGCCGCCAGGATTCCGGTCGTGGTGGTCGGCGACATCGACCGGGGCGGCGTGTTCGCCTCGTTCTTCGGCACCACGGCGCTGCTGTCCCGGGAGGACCAGGCGCTGGTCGCGGGCTATCTCGTCAACAAGTTCCGCGGCGATGTGACGCTGCTGGAACCCGGCCTGGAGATGCTGAAGGGGCTGAGCGGACGGCCCACCCTCGGGGTGCTGCCGTTCGCGCACGGCCTCGGCATCGACGAGGAGGACGGCCTCCGCGTCTCGCTGCGCGGCGCGGTCCGCGAGAGCGTCGTCGCGCCGCCGCACGGCGCGGACGTGCTGCGCGTCGCCGTGGCCGCCGTACCGCTGATGTCGAACTTCACGGACGTGGACGCGCTGGCCGCCGAACCGGGCGTCGTGGTCCGGTTCGTGGACCGCCCCGAGGAACTGGCCGACGCCGACCTCGTCGTCCTGCCCGGCACCCGCGGCACCGTCCGCGCGCTCCAGTGGCTGCGCGAGCGCGGCATCGCGGACGCGGTGCGGCGGCGGGCCGCGGAGGGCCGCCCGGTGCTCGGCATCTGCGGCGGCTTCCAGATGCTGGGCGAGCGCATCGAGGACGAGGTCGAGTCGAAGGCCGGGACCGTGGACGGGCTGGGGCTGCTGCCCGTACGCGTACGGTTCGCGGCCGAGAAGACGCTGGCCCGGCCGTCCGGCGAGGCGCTGGGCGAGCCGGTCGAGGGATACGAGATCCACCACGGCGTGGCGGAGATCGACGGCGGGGAGCCGTTCCTGGCAGGCTGCCGGTCCGGGGCCGTCTGGGGCACCCACTGGCACGGCTCCCTGGAGAGCGACGGTTTCCGGCGGGCGTTCCTGCGGCGGGTGGCCGCCGACGCGGGCCGCGCGTTCGTCCCGGCGCCGGACACCAGCTTCGCCGCGCTGCGCGAGGAGCAGCTCGACCGGCTGGGCGACCTGATCGAGGAGCACGCGGACACGGACGCGCTGCTGCGGCTGATCGAGGGCGGGGTCCCGGCCGGGCTGCCGTTCGTGCCGCCGGGGGCACCGCCGATACCGCCGCCGTCCCCCGCCCCGGCCGCGTCCGCCCCGGCCGCCGCCCCGCCCGCACACCGCACGTCCCTCGAAGGGGGTACTCCTTAA
- a CDS encoding inorganic phosphate transporter, translating to MEHITLLIGIVIVTALVFDFTNGFHDTANAMATTISTGALKPKTAVAMSAALNLLGAFLSVEVAKTISGGIIDETAGIRPEVIFAGLVGAIVWNLVTWLAGLPSSSSHALFGGLIGATLVSVGASGVHGGAVVMKVLIPAVAAPIVAGLASMAATRLTYRLARDRAEEDTAKGYRAGQIASAALVSLAHGTNDAQKTMGVITLALITGGVVAPHADPPLWVIASAGLAIALGTYLGGWRIIRTMGKGITDIQPPQGFAAQTGAAATILASSHLGFALSTTQVCSGSVMGSGLGRKGGVVRWSTAGRMVVAWGLTLPAAGLVAAGAALLADQGDWGIATVAVLALAVCGAIWVASRRKPVDHTNVNEGPAAEPAGVVTAALQAVSPPPAGPVATEPATAATIPAPAVAGARLTDPVGAAPVIAAPVAAHPHEKHGTEPRAKAGSAAG from the coding sequence ATGGAACACATCACGCTTCTCATCGGGATCGTGATCGTCACGGCCTTGGTGTTCGACTTTACGAACGGCTTCCACGACACGGCCAACGCCATGGCCACCACCATTTCCACCGGGGCACTCAAGCCCAAGACGGCGGTGGCGATGTCGGCGGCCCTCAACCTGCTCGGCGCATTCCTGTCCGTGGAGGTCGCCAAGACCATCTCCGGCGGGATCATCGACGAGACCGCCGGCATCAGACCAGAGGTGATCTTCGCCGGACTGGTCGGCGCCATCGTCTGGAACCTCGTCACCTGGCTGGCCGGGCTCCCCTCCAGCTCCTCGCACGCCCTCTTCGGCGGCCTGATCGGCGCGACCCTGGTGTCCGTCGGCGCGAGCGGCGTGCACGGCGGCGCCGTTGTCATGAAGGTCCTCATCCCGGCCGTCGCCGCGCCGATCGTGGCCGGTCTGGCCTCGATGGCCGCGACCCGGCTGACGTACCGGCTGGCCCGCGACCGCGCCGAGGAGGACACCGCCAAGGGCTACCGCGCCGGGCAGATCGCCTCCGCCGCCCTGGTCTCCCTCGCCCACGGCACCAACGACGCCCAGAAGACGATGGGCGTGATCACCCTGGCGCTGATCACCGGCGGCGTCGTGGCACCGCACGCCGACCCGCCGCTGTGGGTCATCGCCTCGGCGGGCCTGGCCATCGCGCTCGGCACGTACCTGGGCGGCTGGCGGATCATCCGCACGATGGGCAAGGGCATCACCGACATCCAGCCGCCGCAGGGCTTCGCCGCCCAGACCGGCGCCGCGGCCACCATCCTGGCCTCCTCCCACCTCGGCTTCGCGCTCTCCACCACCCAGGTCTGCTCCGGCTCCGTCATGGGTTCCGGGCTGGGCCGCAAGGGCGGCGTGGTGCGCTGGTCCACGGCGGGCCGGATGGTCGTCGCCTGGGGCCTGACGCTGCCGGCCGCCGGTCTGGTCGCTGCGGGCGCCGCGCTGCTGGCGGACCAGGGCGACTGGGGCATCGCGACCGTCGCGGTCCTCGCGCTCGCCGTCTGCGGCGCGATCTGGGTGGCCTCCCGGCGCAAGCCGGTGGACCACACCAACGTCAACGAGGGCCCGGCCGCGGAGCCCGCGGGTGTCGTGACCGCCGCCCTCCAGGCCGTCTCGCCGCCGCCCGCCGGCCCGGTCGCCACCGAGCCCGCGACGGCCGCCACGATCCCCGCGCCCGCGGTGGCCGGGGCGCGGCTCACCGACCCGGTCGGCGCGGCCCCGGTGATCGCCGCCCCGGTGGCCGCCCACCCGCACGAGAAGCACGGGACCGAGCCCCGCGCCAAGGCCGGCTCGGCCGCCGGCTGA
- the cobO gene encoding cob(I)yrinic acid a,c-diamide adenosyltransferase: MPQGKPSVVPDDGLTTRQRRNRPLVLVHTGPGKGKSTAAFGLALRAWNQGWPVGVFQFVKSAKWKVGEERALRVLGGTGEGGTVAWHKMGEGWSWVQRDSQFSNEEAAREGWEQVKRDLAAETYKLYVLDEFAYPMHWGWVDPAEVVSVLRDRPGTQHVVITGRNAPQELCDHADLVTEMTKVKHPMDAGQKGQRGIEW; encoded by the coding sequence ATGCCACAGGGAAAGCCGTCCGTCGTACCGGACGACGGGCTCACCACACGCCAGCGCCGCAACCGGCCGCTGGTCCTCGTCCACACCGGCCCCGGCAAGGGCAAGTCCACCGCCGCCTTCGGGCTGGCGCTGCGGGCCTGGAACCAGGGCTGGCCGGTCGGGGTGTTCCAGTTCGTGAAGTCGGCGAAGTGGAAGGTGGGCGAGGAGCGCGCGCTGCGGGTGCTGGGCGGCACCGGCGAGGGCGGCACGGTCGCCTGGCACAAGATGGGCGAGGGCTGGTCGTGGGTGCAGCGCGACTCCCAGTTCAGCAACGAGGAGGCGGCCCGCGAGGGCTGGGAGCAGGTCAAACGGGACCTGGCCGCCGAGACGTACAAGCTGTACGTGCTGGACGAGTTCGCGTACCCGATGCACTGGGGATGGGTGGACCCCGCCGAGGTGGTCTCCGTCCTGCGGGACCGGCCGGGCACCCAGCACGTCGTGATCACCGGGCGCAACGCTCCCCAGGAGCTGTGCGACCACGCCGACCTGGTGACCGAGATGACCAAGGTCAAGCACCCGATGGACGCGGGCCAGAAGGGCCAGCGGGGCATCGAGTGGTGA